A stretch of Aerococcus urinaehominis DNA encodes these proteins:
- a CDS encoding ATP-dependent Clp protease ATP-binding subunit, with the protein MTEKYTDKALAAIDLAKQAARHFRSNRVSSEHLLLGLYEEGSGIAHAILAKYIPNERALREEIEFTSGYGSSGLSQIADHDGFSPRCHKVFYLAGQEAERLHAPLIGTEHLLLALISEEILAVRILKNFDVNPEKLEREIYHLIGAKPPVRQRRSKDQSQKGQEDPTPVLTSLTKDLSAAAGLGQLDPVIGRTKEIRRIMQILSRRTKNNPVLVGEPGVGKTAIAEGIALAINAGEVPDSLAQKRLLMLDMGSLVAGTKYRGEFEDRMKHLVEELRKDGQVILFIDELHTLIGAGGAEGAIDASNLLKPALARGEIQVIGATTLDEYQKYIEKDAALERRFAKVLVEEPSPEETEQILLGIRSKYEEFHHLKITDEAVAAAVDLSRRYITDRFLPDKAIDVMDEAAATARLDYAKPTHQAITALENRYQRLEAEKMACVNNQEFDKAAQIHQDQIELAQQIRDLKTKQPNRDSYELAIGKDEVAEIIAIWTGVPVTQLTEAENQKLMALEDRIGRRVKGQAEAIQAVSRAVRRARSGIKSPNRPIGSFMFLGPTGVGKTELAKALAEDLFGSENHLIRVDMSEYMEKYSTSRLIGSAPGYVGYDEGGQLTEQVRQKPYSVILFDEIEKAHPDVFNMLLQVLDDGYITDAKGRRVDFRNTIMIMTSNLGATALRDEKQVGFGAQDQAHDYQAMDRKIREELKKAFRPEFLNRVDEIIVFHRLGQEQILEIVDKFVNLLASQLAEQNINLRFSHAALEQLAKEGYSSEYGARPLRRLIQQKIEDPLSDYIISGKLAEGDQALVGARQGELYIKVTHPDGSEEKAEVKNLIKQS; encoded by the coding sequence ATGACAGAAAAGTACACCGATAAAGCTTTGGCCGCCATCGACCTGGCTAAACAAGCAGCACGACATTTTAGGAGCAATCGGGTTTCGAGTGAACATCTCCTGCTGGGCCTATATGAAGAGGGATCAGGCATTGCCCATGCTATTTTAGCAAAATATATACCTAATGAGCGGGCTTTGCGCGAAGAAATTGAATTTACCTCTGGCTATGGTAGCAGTGGCTTATCTCAAATAGCTGACCACGATGGTTTCTCACCACGGTGTCATAAGGTGTTTTATTTGGCCGGCCAGGAGGCGGAACGACTACATGCGCCCCTGATTGGGACTGAACACTTATTACTTGCTTTAATTAGTGAAGAAATTTTGGCTGTTCGTATTTTAAAAAACTTCGATGTAAACCCAGAAAAGTTAGAGCGCGAAATTTATCACCTGATTGGCGCTAAGCCGCCTGTTCGCCAGCGACGTTCTAAGGATCAAAGTCAGAAAGGACAAGAGGATCCAACACCCGTACTGACGAGTTTGACCAAGGATTTATCAGCTGCAGCTGGTCTGGGCCAGCTGGATCCGGTGATTGGTCGGACTAAAGAAATTCGTCGTATTATGCAGATTTTAAGTCGACGAACAAAAAATAATCCCGTCTTAGTTGGAGAGCCTGGTGTTGGGAAAACAGCTATTGCTGAGGGCATTGCCCTAGCTATCAATGCTGGTGAAGTGCCGGACAGCTTGGCGCAAAAAAGGTTATTGATGCTGGATATGGGTTCTTTGGTAGCCGGAACCAAATACCGGGGTGAATTTGAAGATCGGATGAAGCACCTGGTTGAGGAATTACGTAAAGATGGCCAGGTTATTCTCTTTATTGATGAGCTCCATACGTTGATAGGAGCTGGTGGGGCTGAAGGGGCGATTGATGCTTCTAATTTATTGAAGCCTGCCCTAGCCCGAGGCGAAATTCAAGTCATTGGTGCGACCACCTTGGATGAGTACCAAAAATATATCGAAAAAGATGCTGCCTTAGAGCGGCGCTTTGCTAAGGTGCTAGTTGAAGAACCTAGTCCTGAAGAAACTGAGCAAATTTTGCTAGGGATTCGCAGTAAGTATGAAGAATTTCACCATTTGAAAATCACCGATGAAGCGGTTGCGGCTGCGGTTGATTTAAGTCGTCGTTATATTACGGATCGTTTCTTGCCTGATAAGGCGATTGATGTTATGGATGAAGCAGCTGCAACAGCTCGCTTAGATTATGCCAAGCCAACTCACCAGGCCATCACTGCTTTGGAGAATCGTTATCAGCGTTTAGAGGCAGAGAAGATGGCTTGTGTTAACAATCAAGAGTTTGATAAAGCTGCCCAAATTCATCAGGACCAAATCGAATTGGCCCAACAGATTAGAGATTTAAAAACCAAGCAACCGAATCGTGATAGTTATGAACTGGCTATTGGTAAAGATGAGGTCGCAGAAATTATCGCTATATGGACAGGTGTACCAGTTACCCAATTGACAGAAGCTGAGAATCAAAAATTAATGGCGCTTGAAGACCGCATTGGTCGCCGGGTTAAGGGACAGGCAGAAGCAATTCAGGCTGTATCGCGAGCAGTGCGCCGGGCCCGGTCAGGAATCAAATCGCCTAATCGACCAATTGGCTCTTTTATGTTCCTTGGCCCAACTGGTGTCGGTAAAACAGAGTTGGCTAAAGCCTTGGCTGAAGATCTATTTGGCTCTGAGAACCATTTAATTCGGGTCGATATGTCAGAATATATGGAGAAATATTCGACATCACGCCTAATTGGTTCAGCTCCGGGTTATGTGGGCTATGATGAAGGTGGTCAGTTAACCGAGCAAGTGCGTCAAAAGCCTTATTCAGTTATTCTTTTCGATGAAATTGAAAAGGCTCATCCAGATGTCTTTAATATGCTACTTCAAGTTTTAGATGATGGCTATATCACAGATGCTAAGGGCCGCCGGGTTGACTTCCGTAATACAATTATGATTATGACTTCCAATCTAGGAGCAACAGCCTTGCGCGATGAAAAACAGGTTGGTTTTGGCGCTCAAGATCAAGCTCATGACTATCAAGCAATGGATAGAAAGATTCGTGAAGAGTTGAAAAAAGCCTTCCGTCCGGAATTTCTTAACCGGGTCGATGAAATTATTGTTTTCCACCGCCTAGGCCAAGAACAGATTTTAGAGATTGTGGACAAGTTTGTTAATCTTTTAGCAAGTCAACTTGCTGAGCAAAATATTAATCTACGTTTTAGTCATGCTGCTCTAGAGCAGTTAGCCAAGGAGGGCTACTCCAGTGAATATGGTGCGCGGCCACTACGGCGCTTAATCCAACAAAAAATTGAAGATCCGCTGAGTGACTATATTATTAGCGGAAAACTGGCTGAAGGTGATCAAGCCCTAGTAGGAGCTAGGCAGGGTGAACTTTATATTAAAGTGACCCACCCTGATGGTAGCGAGGAGAAAGCTGAAGTTAAGAACTTGATTAAACAAAGTTAA
- a CDS encoding CtsR family transcriptional regulator, translated as MEKRNMSDIIEAYLKQVLQRDEQVEIRRSEIADRFECVPSQINYVINTRFTPQNGYVVESKRGGGGYIRIVKLEITDAADYIDTMLNSIKASITLREATAILASLIEAQIISKKEGHIIHSAIDRDALYEFDDKNKARALILTNILTKLKYQ; from the coding sequence ATGGAAAAAAGAAATATGTCAGATATTATTGAAGCTTATTTAAAACAGGTCCTACAGAGAGACGAGCAAGTAGAAATTAGACGTAGCGAGATTGCTGACCGCTTTGAGTGTGTGCCATCTCAGATTAATTACGTTATTAATACCCGCTTTACCCCTCAAAATGGCTATGTAGTTGAAAGTAAGCGAGGTGGTGGGGGCTATATTCGGATTGTTAAATTAGAAATTACTGATGCCGCCGATTATATCGATACCATGTTGAATTCGATTAAGGCCAGTATAACCTTGCGCGAGGCGACAGCCATCCTAGCTAGTTTGATTGAAGCTCAGATTATTAGTAAAAAGGAAGGCCATATTATCCACTCAGCAATTGACCGGGACGCCTTATATGAATTTGATGATAAAAATAAGGCCCGTGCCTTGATTCTGACTAATATCTTAACTAAACTAAAATATCAATAA
- a CDS encoding alpha/beta fold hydrolase → MYQIIEKNIAGIPCLELVDKDLVQVALPLVIHFHGWQQNKEESLFVAIQLAAHGFRCLIPDALGHGDRYQDTENPAPDLFFQCLTQNVADYFTIKNFYQDQGLIRQNFIAASGLSMGGITVAMLMTQDPDLSAGSILMGTPCLVEFSQSLIDNVRKNLVAEQISASEFDQLNDKIISKLSPYDLSQQLEKIAGRPLLFWHGLKDDIIPLQQAEQVADQAKQQDYGRQVYFVGDFQTGHKVKTIQAYRQTRFFQYFCHGFAGDILKQLEIDLNQKFGRHKMASPAHKTFSF, encoded by the coding sequence ATGTATCAAATTATTGAAAAGAATATTGCCGGTATCCCCTGTCTAGAACTTGTCGACAAGGACTTAGTCCAAGTTGCTCTGCCATTGGTTATCCATTTTCACGGCTGGCAACAGAACAAAGAGGAGAGTTTATTTGTTGCTATCCAACTAGCGGCGCATGGTTTCCGCTGCCTTATCCCTGATGCTTTAGGCCATGGCGATCGTTACCAGGATACAGAAAACCCAGCACCAGACCTCTTTTTCCAATGTTTAACTCAGAATGTTGCCGATTATTTTACCATAAAAAACTTTTATCAAGACCAGGGCTTAATTCGTCAAAACTTTATCGCTGCCAGTGGTCTGTCAATGGGTGGGATTACAGTAGCTATGCTGATGACCCAAGACCCTGACCTCAGTGCTGGATCAATTTTAATGGGGACACCTTGCCTGGTTGAATTTAGCCAAAGTCTGATTGATAATGTCAGAAAAAATTTAGTAGCTGAGCAAATATCAGCAAGTGAATTTGACCAGCTTAACGACAAAATTATCAGCAAGCTTAGCCCCTATGACCTTAGCCAACAGCTGGAAAAAATTGCTGGTCGCCCCCTCCTATTCTGGCATGGCTTAAAGGATGACATCATCCCGCTCCAGCAAGCGGAACAGGTCGCTGACCAAGCTAAGCAGCAAGACTATGGCCGCCAGGTCTATTTCGTCGGCGACTTCCAGACAGGCCATAAAGTAAAAACCATCCAAGCCTACCGCCAGACGCGTTTTTTCCAATATTTTTGTCACGGTTTTGCTGGCGATATCTTAAAGCAGCTAGAAATTGATCTCAACCAAAAATTTGGACGCCATAAAATGGCTAGCCCGGCCCATAAAACTTTTAGCTTCTAG
- the nth gene encoding endonuclease III — MLSDKNARYILDEIIKFYPNVQTELIHHNNFELLIAVILSAQTTDQGVNQVTPALFSDFPTAQALAAANPKDLVPYLYSIGLYQNKAKYIQATAQKLLTDFDGQVPTQRDQLESLPGVGRKTANVVLSLAFDQPAFGVDTHVARVAKRHGIVDAGANNQTIEDRITSLLAPQHWRQAHQAMVRFGRYICTAKHPKCHCYPHLFELPDGEDTQALINHP; from the coding sequence ATGCTGTCTGATAAAAATGCCCGCTATATACTAGATGAAATCATCAAATTTTATCCTAATGTACAAACCGAGTTGATTCACCATAATAACTTTGAACTATTAATTGCCGTTATCCTATCTGCCCAGACGACTGACCAGGGAGTTAATCAGGTTACACCTGCCCTCTTCAGTGACTTTCCAACAGCCCAAGCCTTGGCAGCAGCCAACCCAAAAGATTTAGTGCCTTATCTTTATAGTATCGGCCTTTATCAAAATAAGGCTAAGTATATTCAAGCGACTGCCCAAAAACTTTTGACAGACTTTGATGGCCAAGTACCCACCCAGCGCGACCAGCTAGAAAGTTTGCCAGGCGTGGGCCGTAAAACCGCTAATGTCGTCCTCAGCTTAGCTTTTGATCAACCAGCTTTTGGCGTTGATACGCACGTGGCTCGGGTAGCCAAAAGACATGGCATTGTAGATGCTGGAGCTAATAACCAGACCATTGAAGACCGGATAACCTCTTTACTAGCGCCCCAACACTGGCGGCAAGCTCACCAGGCCATGGTGCGTTTTGGCCGCTATATTTGTACTGCTAAACATCCTAAATGCCACTGTTACCCCCACCTGTTTGAATTACCAGATGGAGAGGATACCCAGGCACTAATTAACCATCCCTAA
- a CDS encoding prepilin peptidase: MLLTIVLSTAVASCLNLIGHRLVVKEDFVRGRSKCDHCQTIIPACYLIPVLGYMICRGRCRTCHHTISAYHPISELIFASAVLAASQHKQTGLYLIIASFLLVMSASDLHRQIVPDRLQIGLLLTGLCYYLLNMGYPSWSQLIASSFLFMLLLGLSIAMPAGIGGADIKLLTILCFFLGLSNCLLIILLACLAALSYWVWLYSQHKGISGLPFVPFISLAYSLWLLLS; this comes from the coding sequence TTGTTATTAACCATTGTCTTATCAACTGCTGTAGCTTCTTGCTTAAACCTTATTGGCCATCGCTTAGTCGTCAAAGAAGACTTTGTGAGGGGGCGGTCTAAATGTGACCATTGTCAAACCATTATCCCAGCCTGTTATCTTATTCCTGTCCTAGGTTATATGATATGTCGCGGACGCTGCCGAACTTGCCATCATACCATCAGCGCTTACCATCCTATTAGTGAATTGATTTTCGCTAGTGCCGTACTGGCAGCCAGCCAGCATAAGCAAACTGGATTATACCTGATTATCGCTAGCTTCTTACTCGTCATGTCAGCTAGTGACTTGCATCGACAAATAGTCCCCGACCGTTTGCAAATCGGGCTACTGTTGACTGGCTTATGCTACTATTTGCTTAATATGGGCTACCCGTCGTGGTCTCAACTCATTGCTAGCTCGTTTTTATTCATGCTATTACTTGGTCTAAGCATAGCCATGCCAGCCGGTATAGGTGGTGCGGACATTAAGTTATTAACCATTCTCTGTTTTTTCTTAGGCCTAAGCAACTGCTTACTTATTATCCTATTAGCTTGTCTAGCTGCCCTAAGCTATTGGGTCTGGCTCTATAGCCAACATAAAGGTATTAGTGGCTTACCATTTGTGCCCTTTATTAGCCTCGCTTATAGCCTATGGTTACTTCTCAGCTAA
- the rpoC gene encoding DNA-directed RNA polymerase subunit beta' produces the protein MVDVNKFESMKIGLASPDKIRSWSYGEVKKPETINYRTLKPEKDGLFCERIFGPSKDWECACGKYKRIRYAGVICDRCGVEVTRSKVRRERLGHIELAAPVTHIWYFKGIPSRMGLILDMSPRSLEEVIYFASYVVTDAGDTPLEYKQLLSEKEYRDNKLEYGERFQAAMGAEALRTLLGQVDLDSEVAELKEELKTVTGQKRTRAIRRLDILDAFRKSGNEPEWMVMDVIPVIPPDLRPMVQLDGGRFATSDLNDLYRRVINRNNRLKRLLDLNAPNIIVQNEKRMLQEAVDALIDNGRRGRPVTGPGNRPLKSLSHMLKGKQGRFRQNLLGKRVDYSGRSVIVVGPSLKMYQCGLPKEMALELFKPFLIRELVGREIASNIKHAKRKIEQQDDEVWGVLEEVIREHPVLLNRAPTLHRLGIQAFEPVLVEGKAIRLHPLVCEAYNADFDGDQMAVHVPLGQEAQAEARLLMLAATHILNPKGGQPVVTPSQDMVLGNYYLTMEEAGVIGEGMAISSASEAHTAYASGYAQLHTRVAIATNSMPDKPWTEDQKDKLLVTTIGKIFFNEIMPADFPYINEPTASNLTDKTPDKYFIEHGEDIPAFIKAQELVSPFNKKYLQAIIAEVFKQSKIVDTSLMLDRMKDLGFKYSTKSGITVGIADITVLESKEELIEQGHKRVDNITKQYRRGLITDDERYEQVIATWNAVRDELQVQLMQTLDQENPFFIMSDSGARGNISNFTQLAGMRGLMAGPNGKIIELPITSNFREGLSVQEMFISTHGARKGMTDTALKTADSGYLTRRLVDVAQDVIIRETDCGTDRGLTVAAITDGNEVIESLEERLTGRYAQKEVRHPETGELLVNANEMINEATAKAIADAGVEEVTIRSAFTCNTRHGVCKYCYGRDLATNQEVEVGEAVGTIAAQSIGEPGTQLTMRTFHTGGVAGDDITQGLPRIQEIVEARNPKGKAIISEVTGEVVSIDENAADRSKSVTVKGITDTREYKVPYTARMKVAEGDTIERGGQITEGSIDPKELLEITDTLSVQKYMLSEVQKVYRMQGVDINDKHVEVMVRQMLRKVRVLDPGATELLPGTLMDIGDFTDANREVLKSGEIPATARPVLLGITKAALETNSFLSAASFQETTKVLTDAAIRGKRDELLGLKENVIIGKIIPAGTGMARYRHMEPKKIGDMSLSNYDNVLETVEPLADAEGSEL, from the coding sequence TTGGTAGATGTAAATAAATTTGAAAGTATGAAAATCGGTTTAGCGTCACCAGACAAGATTCGTTCTTGGTCTTATGGTGAGGTTAAAAAACCTGAAACCATTAACTACCGTACTTTAAAACCGGAAAAAGACGGTTTGTTCTGTGAGCGCATTTTCGGTCCTTCTAAGGACTGGGAATGTGCTTGTGGTAAGTACAAGCGTATCCGCTATGCGGGTGTTATCTGTGACCGTTGTGGTGTTGAGGTCACTCGTTCTAAAGTACGTCGGGAGCGCTTAGGCCATATCGAATTGGCTGCTCCAGTAACTCATATCTGGTATTTTAAGGGTATCCCTTCTCGGATGGGCTTGATTCTAGATATGAGCCCACGTTCACTAGAAGAGGTCATTTACTTTGCCTCTTATGTTGTAACAGATGCGGGGGATACACCGTTAGAATATAAACAGCTCCTATCAGAAAAAGAATACCGCGATAACAAGTTAGAATATGGCGAGCGTTTCCAAGCAGCTATGGGTGCGGAAGCCTTACGTACCTTATTGGGCCAAGTTGATTTAGATAGTGAAGTTGCTGAATTAAAAGAAGAACTCAAGACTGTTACTGGTCAAAAACGGACACGAGCAATCCGTCGTCTGGATATTCTTGATGCCTTCCGTAAGTCTGGTAATGAGCCTGAGTGGATGGTTATGGACGTTATTCCAGTTATTCCACCCGATTTACGGCCAATGGTTCAGCTAGATGGTGGTCGTTTTGCGACTTCCGATCTGAATGACCTGTACCGTCGTGTGATTAACCGTAATAACCGTTTGAAACGGCTTTTAGACCTAAATGCACCAAATATTATTGTGCAAAACGAGAAGCGTATGCTACAAGAAGCGGTTGATGCCTTGATTGATAACGGCCGTCGTGGTCGTCCGGTCACCGGACCTGGTAACCGTCCGCTGAAATCGCTATCCCATATGCTAAAAGGTAAGCAAGGACGCTTCCGTCAAAACTTACTAGGTAAACGGGTCGACTATTCTGGCCGTTCCGTTATCGTTGTTGGTCCATCACTTAAGATGTACCAGTGTGGCCTACCTAAAGAAATGGCGTTAGAACTCTTTAAGCCTTTCTTGATTAGAGAATTGGTTGGACGTGAAATAGCTAGCAACATTAAGCATGCTAAACGTAAAATTGAGCAACAAGATGATGAGGTTTGGGGTGTGCTTGAAGAGGTTATTCGGGAACATCCAGTTCTGCTTAACCGGGCCCCTACCCTCCATAGGTTAGGGATTCAAGCCTTTGAGCCTGTCTTGGTTGAAGGTAAGGCAATTCGTTTGCATCCTTTAGTTTGTGAAGCCTATAATGCTGACTTTGATGGAGACCAAATGGCGGTCCATGTACCGTTAGGACAAGAAGCGCAAGCAGAGGCTCGTTTATTAATGCTAGCTGCTACCCACATCCTTAACCCTAAGGGCGGTCAGCCAGTGGTTACACCGTCTCAGGATATGGTTTTAGGTAACTATTATCTAACTATGGAAGAGGCTGGTGTGATTGGCGAAGGTATGGCAATTTCTTCTGCTTCAGAGGCCCACACAGCCTATGCCTCTGGCTATGCCCAATTGCATACCCGGGTAGCAATTGCGACTAATTCCATGCCTGATAAACCATGGACTGAAGACCAAAAAGACAAGCTATTAGTGACCACAATTGGTAAGATTTTCTTCAATGAAATTATGCCAGCTGATTTCCCATATATCAATGAGCCAACTGCTAGCAACTTGACCGATAAGACGCCAGATAAGTATTTCATTGAACATGGTGAAGATATTCCTGCCTTTATCAAGGCGCAAGAATTGGTATCACCGTTTAACAAAAAATATTTGCAAGCCATTATTGCAGAAGTATTTAAACAATCTAAGATTGTTGACACATCCTTGATGCTTGACCGTATGAAAGACCTTGGATTTAAATATTCAACTAAGTCTGGGATTACAGTAGGTATCGCTGATATTACTGTTTTAGAATCTAAAGAAGAGTTGATTGAACAGGGTCATAAACGTGTTGATAACATTACTAAGCAATATCGTCGTGGTTTGATTACTGATGATGAACGTTATGAACAAGTTATTGCGACTTGGAATGCTGTTCGTGATGAACTTCAAGTGCAACTGATGCAGACCTTAGATCAAGAAAACCCGTTCTTTATCATGTCTGACTCAGGAGCCCGGGGTAACATTTCCAACTTTACCCAGCTAGCTGGTATGCGTGGTTTGATGGCCGGCCCGAATGGTAAAATCATCGAATTACCGATTACCTCTAACTTCCGGGAAGGTTTATCCGTACAAGAGATGTTTATTTCGACCCACGGTGCCCGTAAAGGTATGACCGATACCGCCCTGAAGACAGCTGACTCAGGTTACTTGACCCGTCGTCTGGTTGATGTGGCGCAAGATGTGATTATTCGCGAAACTGATTGTGGTACCGACCGTGGTTTAACAGTTGCTGCCATTACTGATGGTAATGAAGTCATTGAGTCCTTGGAAGAGCGCCTAACTGGTCGTTATGCGCAAAAAGAGGTGCGTCATCCAGAAACTGGAGAATTATTAGTTAACGCTAATGAGATGATTAATGAAGCAACTGCTAAAGCCATTGCGGATGCTGGCGTGGAAGAGGTAACCATCCGGTCTGCCTTTACATGTAATACCCGCCATGGTGTATGTAAGTACTGTTATGGTCGTGATCTCGCAACCAATCAAGAGGTTGAAGTTGGTGAGGCGGTTGGTACTATCGCTGCCCAATCAATTGGTGAGCCTGGTACCCAGTTAACCATGCGGACCTTCCATACTGGTGGGGTAGCCGGGGACGATATTACTCAAGGTTTGCCGCGTATCCAAGAAATTGTGGAAGCTCGTAATCCTAAAGGTAAGGCAATTATTTCTGAGGTAACCGGCGAAGTTGTCTCAATTGACGAAAATGCAGCTGACCGTAGCAAGTCTGTTACTGTTAAAGGAATTACTGATACCCGTGAGTACAAGGTGCCTTATACAGCCCGGATGAAGGTGGCAGAAGGTGATACTATCGAGCGCGGTGGTCAAATCACTGAAGGTTCGATTGATCCTAAGGAACTACTAGAAATTACTGATACCCTATCTGTTCAGAAATATATGCTGTCTGAAGTACAAAAGGTATATCGGATGCAAGGGGTAGACATTAATGACAAGCACGTCGAGGTTATGGTAAGACAAATGCTACGTAAAGTTAGGGTCTTAGATCCTGGTGCGACAGAACTCTTGCCGGGTACTCTAATGGATATTGGTGATTTTACTGATGCCAACCGGGAAGTCCTTAAATCAGGTGAAATTCCAGCTACTGCACGTCCAGTTCTTCTGGGTATTACTAAGGCCGCTCTAGAAACTAATAGTTTCTTGTCAGCAGCTTCCTTCCAGGAAACCACTAAGGTATTGACTGATGCTGCTATTCGCGGTAAGCGTGATGAGTTATTAGGCCTTAAAGAAAATGTTATTATTGGTAAGATTATCCCAGCAGGTACTGGTATGGCACGTTACCGCCATATGGAACCTAAGAAAATTGGTGATATGTCCTTATCAAACTATGATAATGTGCTCGAAACCGTCGAACCATTGGCTGATGCTGAAGGTTCAGAACTGTAA